TCCGTTTACTAAATAATGCATCGGCTTCATCAAAAAATAAAATCCAATCCTGTTTTTCTGCTTGAGCAAACACTTTGCTAAGGTTCTTTTCTGTTTCACCAATAAATTTCGACACAATCATTGCTAAATCCACCCGGTAAGCAGGTAGCCCAGTTACTTTACCCAACAAGGCTGCCGTTAATGTTTTACCAGTACCCGGTGGGCCATAAAATAACGAACGAAATCCTGGTTGAATTTTCCGCTTTAATTGCCATTCATTAAGTAATGTATTACGATGGATAATCCAAGCACGGATTTCTTCTACCTGATCCATCACCTCTGGCGACAATACCAAATCATCCCATACTAAACCTGTCGTCATAGGTTCCGCGGGAAAATTGTGACTATAACAAGGCTGATAAGGTATACTACCACTGATTTTTCGAAAAAAATGGTCACTAATGGTTAATGGTGTAACGAAGATATTTTCGTATTCACCAGTGGAAGGCAATTTTAATGCGCCAGATGCATGAAAACCACCCTGGTCGGATAATACCGAATTAAATTGCATACCTGAATTTGGTAGAGAAGGATTAGCCTGAATAAACTGTTGTAATTGTAGTCGCTTGGTTAAGTCTCCCCCACTCCAAATAAATGCAGCCGTTTCAATCGTTGGCCAAAAACCCCTATGCCCCTCAATTTGTAAACCACCAAACTCTGAATAAGGACGATCAAAATGGGTATTTTTGGTAAAAAAAATGTCCAATGCTTCCGGTCGCAAATGAGGCGCTAAGGCTAAAATCAATAACAGCCTGCCACAATACTCGAAATGATATTGTTCCAGCAATTCAGAGTAATAGCCGGTTTGATCTGCTAAAGGAGGCGGGGGAATCTGCATAATATCAGTGAAGGGACAATCTTGGTTAAAATACAACTGTATACGGGTAAGAATCACTTGCTGCAACCAGGCAAGCTCTTGCTCAATAAACTTAACAGAAGACATTATACCTATTTTTTAACTGTAACTAAGCACTCATAGAGTATACCCAAAGTGCAGGTTTTTTTTAGGGAATATTAAAGTTTGCCTGTTTCGGTGGTAACAATATAACCAGAGGCATCACCATCCACCAATTTACAAGCCGTGGTTAAACCCAACTGGCAGGCTTGGGCAAAATAATGTTTCGCTTGTTGTTGTCCCCGATAGGATAATGCCAGATTAAAACAACCCCTGGCCTGTCCTAGTAAACAACTCTTTTTAAACATTTCCTGTGCTAACGATGGATTAGCCTTAGTTCCAATACCATCTCGATAGCTAACACCCAAGTTATAACACGCTTCTCCAACTGGATCATAAGACTCATTACAAGCACGTTCATAATTAGTTAACGCCTGCTGATTATTTTGCTGCAATCCCCTGCCATAATCTTGGGCAATAGCTAACAAATAACATCCTTCTCCCCACTGTAGTTGGCAAGACTTATTAAACAAACTGGCTGCCATTTTTGGGTTTTTATCCACACCATCGCCTTCAGCATCTTTGCCCTGTTGGTATAGTAAACCTAATTTAAAGCAAGCCTGGGCTGACCAATTACCCGATACGACAACATTTTTAGCCAGCTGAACCAAACTGTGTGTTGGGTTAGTCGCGGGGGAATCACAAACTTGTTGATAAAACTCAGCTGCTTGTGACACACTTTTCACCACCCCATTTCCTGTCAGTAATAATGCAGCTAATGGATAACAAGTGAGCCATTCATCTTTCGAACAGGCATTTCTGAAATATTGCGCTGCAGCAGGTGGATCAACCTTGCCCCAACGACTGTCTTGTTTGATTGTGCCTAATCGATAACAGGCTAGACGAATACCATTATCACAAGCGGTTTGATAGATTTGCTGCATTTTAGCAATGGTTTTGGCATCTAATTGGGTAGGAGTAAGCTCTAAAAGTCGGCCTTGCCAGTAGCAACCTTGATAATATTTCCCATCACATGCTTTTTGATATTCCTGCAAGGCCAAGTCACGATTTTTATTAACACCACTCCCGATGCGGTAATGTTCCCCTAACCGATAACAACCTTCTGCACTCCCCAGCGTACACGCACGTAAATATTGGTTGGCCACTTGGTTCTCTGGGTCATAATCATCTTCCATTAATGGACCTAATTGAAAACAGGCCTCGGCGATTTGACCATCACAAGCCAGTTGGAAATA
This genomic interval from Spartinivicinus ruber contains the following:
- a CDS encoding ATP-binding protein, with the protein product MSSVKFIEQELAWLQQVILTRIQLYFNQDCPFTDIMQIPPPPLADQTGYYSELLEQYHFEYCGRLLLILALAPHLRPEALDIFFTKNTHFDRPYSEFGGLQIEGHRGFWPTIETAAFIWSGGDLTKRLQLQQFIQANPSLPNSGMQFNSVLSDQGGFHASGALKLPSTGEYENIFVTPLTISDHFFRKISGSIPYQPCYSHNFPAEPMTTGLVWDDLVLSPEVMDQVEEIRAWIIHRNTLLNEWQLKRKIQPGFRSLFYGPPGTGKTLTAALLGKVTGLPAYRVDLAMIVSKFIGETEKNLSKVFAQAEKQDWILFFDEADALFSKRTETHSSNDRHANQEVAYLLQRIEYFPGIVLLATNLKSNIDEAFLRRFQSIVHFSMPDAEQRYILWKGAFSDPERLAANVDFTTIAGEYELAGGAIINVLRYASLMALRQGSQQVGLQDIRQGIQKEFRKLGRIT